A single genomic interval of Croceibacter atlanticus HTCC2559 harbors:
- a CDS encoding DUF4270 domain-containing protein, protein MTITKNFIKVAALLVAIFYLGSCEEEEFNTVGSDLIPSENFDALLFDGTQMVTSQQDIVGVQTNGLPTYLLGVYNDEIYGQTSASVLTQLVMASANPTFGDNVELDSVVMSIPYFSTPTAAEGDTTFYSLDSIYGSGPIKLSVQESGYFLRNVDPNSGDGFSNAQLYYSNQQQEFENNLRDFVFFEDDNFEFSNEELVLKRLNEEDDDEDETNDTIVERVTPRLRVKLDSTYFKNNIIDKEGSEELLNNNNFKNFFRGLYFNAEAVNPNGSMALLNFGSTNANITLYYRSDLEESNGGTEGETTSDNTTKTFVLNFGDIIVNTYKTPFTPSQNNQNLYIKGATPNIAEIELFSDEDQLDSLKQLDWLVNEANLTFYVNQQLADNGEKEPERIFVYDLNNNTILFDYTIDFTQNATDPVNSRILHLGRLTRTQNESGSTTDEEETGIFYKIKMTEYVKNIIQNDSTNTRIGVAVSPNVEILGDLNAKTSNSSEDVTVPFAAPLSPEGTVLHSNLSPNEDKRLKLRIYYTEPN, encoded by the coding sequence ATGACTATAACTAAAAATTTTATAAAAGTAGCAGCTCTTCTAGTTGCTATTTTTTATTTAGGTTCATGTGAAGAAGAAGAGTTTAATACTGTAGGTTCAGATTTAATTCCTTCAGAAAATTTTGATGCATTACTGTTTGATGGAACTCAAATGGTTACATCACAACAAGATATTGTTGGTGTGCAAACAAATGGTTTGCCAACATACTTGTTGGGTGTTTATAATGATGAAATTTATGGGCAAACATCTGCAAGCGTCTTAACACAATTAGTTATGGCTTCTGCAAACCCAACTTTCGGAGATAATGTAGAGTTAGATAGTGTGGTTATGTCTATTCCTTACTTTAGCACACCTACAGCAGCAGAAGGAGATACTACTTTTTATAGTTTAGATTCTATTTACGGCAGTGGTCCAATTAAACTAAGTGTTCAGGAATCTGGATATTTTTTAAGAAATGTAGACCCAAACTCGGGAGATGGTTTTAGTAATGCACAACTGTACTACTCTAACCAACAACAAGAATTTGAAAATAACTTAAGAGATTTTGTGTTTTTTGAAGATGATAATTTTGAGTTTTCTAACGAAGAACTTGTATTAAAGAGATTAAATGAAGAGGACGATGATGAAGATGAAACAAATGATACAATTGTTGAGAGAGTTACGCCGAGACTTCGCGTGAAGTTAGATAGCACTTATTTTAAGAACAATATTATAGATAAAGAAGGTTCAGAGGAGTTGTTGAATAATAATAACTTTAAAAATTTCTTTAGAGGTTTGTATTTTAATGCAGAAGCTGTAAACCCTAATGGCTCAATGGCATTACTTAATTTTGGATCTACAAATGCAAATATAACATTGTATTACAGATCAGACTTAGAAGAGTCTAATGGTGGTACAGAAGGAGAGACAACTTCAGATAATACAACTAAGACCTTTGTGTTAAATTTCGGTGATATAATTGTAAACACCTATAAGACTCCATTTACGCCATCTCAAAACAATCAAAACTTATATATAAAAGGCGCTACGCCTAATATTGCTGAAATTGAACTGTTTAGCGATGAAGATCAATTAGATTCTTTAAAGCAACTTGACTGGTTGGTGAATGAAGCAAACTTAACATTCTATGTAAATCAGCAATTAGCAGACAATGGAGAGAAGGAGCCAGAACGTATATTTGTGTATGATTTAAATAATAATACTATCTTGTTTGACTATACTATAGATTTTACTCAAAATGCGACAGATCCAGTTAATTCTAGAATATTGCACTTGGGAAGATTAACAAGAACACAGAATGAATCTGGTAGTACAACAGACGAAGAAGAAACTGGTATTTTCTATAAGATTAAGATGACAGAATATGTGAAAAACATAATTCAAAACGACTCTACTAATACTCGAATAGGAGTAGCTGTTTCTCCTAACGTTGAAATTTTAGGGGATCTTAACGCAAAAACAAGTAACAGCTCAGAAGATGTTACAGTGCCTTTTGCAGCTCCATTATCACCAGAAGGTACAGTGCTTCACAGTAATTTGTCGCCTAATGAAGACAAGCGACTAAAATTAAGAATCTATTACACAGAACCAAACTAA
- the glmS gene encoding glutamine--fructose-6-phosphate transaminase (isomerizing), with the protein MCGIVGYIGHRDAYPIILKGLQRLEYRGYDSAGIALWDGSEIQLCKTKGKVEELKQKCESSATIKGNIGIGHTRWATHGVPNDVNSHPHYSNSGDLVIIHNGIIENYDPLKQELTKRGYTFKSDTDTEVLVNLIEDVKKNEKVKLGKAVQIALNQTVGAYAIAVFDRKKPNEIVVARLGSPLALGVGEDEFFIASDASPFIEFTKNAIYLEDGQMAVVRNHKDLKIWKIKDDSLVAPYIQELQLNLEQIEKGGYDHFMLKEIYEQPDAISDTYRGRMLVNENLIRMAGIDDNIEKFLNAKRIIIVACGTSWHAGLVAEYIFEDIARIPVEVEYASEFRYRNPIINKDDVVIAISQSGETADTMAAINLAKENGAFVFGVCNVVGSSISRETHAGAYTHAGPEIGVASTKAFTTQITVLTLIALRLAKQKGVLSNSQFNEHLRELEQIPEKVKKALESNEHIEVVASKYKDAKNFLYLGRGFNFPVALEGALKLKEISYIHAEGYPAAEMKHGPIALIDSQMPVVVIATRKGHYDKVVSNIEEIKSREGKIIGIVTEGDVEVRKRADYVIEVPETLESLTPLLTTIPLQLLSYHIAVMLDKNVDQPRNLAKSVTVE; encoded by the coding sequence ATGTGTGGAATTGTAGGCTATATTGGACATCGTGATGCGTATCCAATTATATTAAAAGGATTACAGAGATTAGAATATAGAGGTTATGATAGTGCTGGAATAGCATTATGGGATGGAAGTGAAATTCAACTTTGTAAGACAAAAGGTAAGGTAGAGGAGCTAAAACAAAAATGTGAGTCAAGTGCTACCATTAAGGGTAATATTGGTATTGGTCACACACGTTGGGCAACTCACGGTGTGCCTAATGATGTAAACTCTCATCCTCATTATTCAAACTCTGGAGATCTTGTAATTATTCACAATGGAATTATTGAAAATTATGACCCATTAAAACAAGAGCTCACTAAAAGAGGTTACACTTTTAAATCTGATACAGATACAGAGGTGTTAGTTAACCTTATTGAAGATGTAAAGAAAAATGAAAAAGTTAAGTTAGGTAAAGCAGTTCAAATTGCTTTAAACCAAACGGTAGGAGCTTATGCAATTGCAGTTTTTGACAGAAAAAAACCTAATGAAATAGTTGTAGCAAGATTAGGGAGCCCTTTGGCTTTAGGTGTTGGAGAAGATGAATTTTTTATAGCGAGTGACGCTTCACCGTTTATTGAGTTTACAAAAAATGCTATCTACTTAGAAGATGGCCAAATGGCAGTAGTAAGAAATCATAAAGATTTAAAAATATGGAAGATTAAAGATGATTCTTTAGTGGCGCCATATATACAAGAGCTACAGCTAAACCTTGAGCAAATTGAGAAAGGTGGTTATGATCACTTTATGCTTAAGGAAATTTATGAGCAGCCAGACGCAATCAGTGATACCTACAGAGGTAGAATGTTGGTGAATGAGAATCTCATCAGAATGGCCGGAATAGATGATAACATCGAGAAATTTCTTAACGCTAAGCGCATTATCATTGTAGCTTGTGGAACTTCTTGGCACGCTGGTTTAGTTGCAGAGTATATTTTTGAAGACATTGCAAGAATACCTGTAGAGGTTGAGTATGCTTCAGAATTTAGATACCGTAATCCAATAATAAACAAGGATGATGTCGTAATTGCAATTTCCCAAAGTGGAGAAACTGCAGATACTATGGCGGCAATTAATCTTGCAAAAGAAAACGGTGCATTTGTTTTTGGTGTTTGTAATGTTGTAGGATCATCTATCTCTAGAGAAACACATGCAGGTGCATATACTCACGCAGGACCAGAAATTGGGGTAGCCTCAACAAAGGCTTTTACAACTCAAATTACAGTGTTAACTCTAATTGCACTAAGATTAGCTAAGCAAAAAGGAGTGTTGTCTAATTCGCAGTTTAATGAACACTTAAGAGAATTAGAACAAATTCCAGAAAAGGTAAAGAAGGCACTAGAGTCTAATGAACATATAGAGGTTGTTGCAAGTAAATATAAAGATGCTAAAAACTTCCTTTATTTAGGTAGAGGATTTAACTTTCCTGTTGCTTTAGAAGGTGCTTTAAAACTTAAGGAGATATCTTACATACATGCAGAAGGGTATCCTGCTGCAGAGATGAAGCATGGACCAATTGCTTTAATAGATTCACAAATGCCTGTTGTGGTTATAGCTACAAGAAAAGGGCATTATGACAAGGTTGTTAGTAATATTGAAGAGATAAAATCTCGTGAGGGAAAAATTATTGGTATAGTTACTGAGGGTGATGTTGAAGTAAGAAAAAGAGCAGACTATGTTATAGAAGTCCCTGAAACTTTAGAAAGCTTAACGCCTTTACTAACTACTATTCCGTTACAGCTCTTGTCTTACCATATAGCTGTAATGTTAGATAAAAATGTAGACCAGCCAAGAAACCTTGCAAAGAGTGTTACTGTAGAGTAA
- the panC gene encoding pantoate--beta-alanine ligase, whose protein sequence is MPTFKDATSLQAFLNSQRTGNNTVGFVPTMGALHKGHLALVTSALSQNEIVVVSIFVNPTQFGNAGDLKNYPRTLSKDETLLKTLHNDIIVFAPNAEDLYNGNITSNSYNFGAIANEMEGKYRQGHFNGVGTVLELLFDIVKPDYAYFGEKDFQQLQIVRKLISLTKQPVTIVGCPIYRENSGLAMSSRNERLSKERREASAFIYKTLQKVKEDFKYKSARQLNEWVKSEFDKQEALELEYFEIANIDTLKTIKRKHKNNKYRAFIAVFVEDVRLIDNVSLNY, encoded by the coding sequence ATGCCTACGTTTAAGGACGCCACATCTCTACAAGCATTTCTAAACTCTCAAAGAACGGGTAATAACACTGTTGGTTTTGTTCCTACAATGGGTGCTTTGCACAAAGGCCATCTTGCTTTGGTGACATCTGCTTTATCACAAAACGAAATTGTTGTGGTAAGCATTTTTGTAAATCCTACGCAATTTGGTAATGCTGGAGATTTAAAAAACTATCCTCGCACATTATCAAAAGACGAGACACTTTTAAAAACGTTGCATAACGATATTATTGTGTTTGCTCCAAATGCAGAAGATTTATATAATGGTAATATCACTTCTAACTCTTATAATTTTGGAGCTATTGCTAATGAAATGGAAGGCAAATACAGGCAAGGTCATTTTAACGGCGTAGGCACAGTTTTAGAGCTTCTTTTTGATATTGTAAAGCCAGACTATGCATATTTTGGAGAAAAAGATTTTCAGCAATTACAGATTGTTAGGAAATTGATTTCTTTAACCAAACAGCCAGTAACTATAGTAGGTTGTCCTATTTATAGAGAAAATAGCGGACTAGCTATGAGTTCTAGAAATGAACGTCTGTCTAAAGAACGTAGAGAAGCATCTGCATTTATTTACAAAACACTACAAAAAGTTAAAGAAGATTTTAAATATAAGTCTGCAAGGCAACTTAATGAATGGGTTAAGAGTGAATTTGACAAACAAGAAGCACTAGAGCTAGAGTATTTTGAAATTGCCAACATAGACACACTTAAAACCATTAAGAGAAAACATAAGAACAACAAATACAGGGCTTTTATTGCTGTATTTGTAGAAGACGTAAGATTGATTGATAATGTCTCTTTAAATTACTAA
- a CDS encoding glycogen/starch synthase has product MKDKRILYISSEVIPYLPETEISSMSFEMPRMINSIGGQIRIFMPRFGNINERRHQLHEVIRLSGMNLVINDLDMPLIIKVASIPKERMQVYFIDNEDYFKRKATLTDEDGNLFPDNDERAIFFAKGVIETVKKLNWSPDIIHVHGWLASLLPLYLKNYYGNEPLFKDAKIVTSVYNSGFEGTLDEDMAQKIMFDGIEDTSVAHIVEPTFNGLMKTSMDFSDAIVLGSEDLSDELVAYAEASKKPVLEYKGLESFSQPLQEFYSTKVLNDKE; this is encoded by the coding sequence ATGAAAGATAAGAGGATATTATACATATCATCTGAAGTAATACCGTATCTGCCAGAAACAGAAATATCGTCGATGTCTTTTGAGATGCCTCGAATGATAAACAGTATTGGTGGACAGATTCGAATTTTTATGCCAAGGTTTGGTAATATAAATGAGCGTCGTCACCAATTGCATGAGGTTATTAGATTGTCTGGTATGAATTTGGTCATTAATGATTTAGATATGCCGCTAATAATTAAAGTTGCATCTATTCCTAAAGAGCGTATGCAGGTTTACTTTATAGATAATGAAGATTATTTTAAACGTAAAGCTACATTAACAGATGAGGATGGAAATTTATTTCCTGATAATGATGAGCGTGCAATATTCTTTGCTAAAGGTGTAATTGAAACCGTTAAGAAATTAAACTGGTCTCCAGATATTATTCATGTTCACGGTTGGTTGGCATCTTTATTGCCATTATATCTTAAAAACTACTACGGTAATGAGCCTTTGTTTAAAGATGCAAAAATTGTGACATCGGTTTATAACTCAGGTTTTGAGGGTACTTTAGATGAAGACATGGCTCAGAAAATTATGTTTGATGGTATAGAAGATACAAGCGTTGCTCACATTGTTGAGCCTACTTTTAATGGTTTAATGAAAACATCTATGGATTTTTCTGACGCCATAGTATTAGGTAGCGAAGATCTTTCTGATGAATTGGTAGCGTATGCAGAAGCAAGCAAAAAACCAGTATTAGAATACAAAGGGCTTGAGAGTTTTTCTCAGCCGTTACAAGAATTTTATAGCACAAAAGTGCTAAATGATAAAGAATAA